One Aegilops tauschii subsp. strangulata cultivar AL8/78 chromosome 7, Aet v6.0, whole genome shotgun sequence genomic window carries:
- the LOC141027007 gene encoding uncharacterized protein: MSSSSSTVSNPFAGPDVTLVRDLNIHERVPVKLDQNTASYSAWKRYFSLVFREYLLHGHVDGTVDSALMINDEEWIILEATIIRWFYLTISSDLFHTLVDDDDDAYAVWTNLNGLFTDNRLQRKVLLHGEFYGCQQLDSSIDDFCMRLKKLAVELRDLGETIGDELLISTLTAGLNEDFGNAASNLTLIPKPTFAKVVAYLKLEERRMRMA, encoded by the coding sequence atgagctcctcctcctccaccgtcTCAAACCCGTTCGCTGGTCCCGATGTCACCCTCGTTCGCGACCTCAACATCCATGAGCGTGTCCCGGTGAAGCTTGATCAAAACACCGCGTCCTACTCCGCTTGGAAGCGGTATTTTTCGCTTGTGTTCCGTGAGTACCTCCTGCACGGCCACGTGGATGGCACCGTGGACTCGGCGCTCATGATCAACGACGAGGAGTGGATAATCCTCGAAGCCACCATCATCCGCTGGTTCTACCTCACCATCTCCAGCGACCTCTTCCACACCCTGGTggatgacgacgacgacgcctACGCGGTCTGGACCAACCTCAATGGCCTCTTCACCGATAACAGGCTGCAACGCAAGGTCCTTCTCCACGGTGAGTTTTATGGGTGCCAGCAGCTTGACTCGTCCATCGATGATTTTTGCATGCGCCTCAAGAAGCTTGCCGTTGAGCTCCGTGATCTCGGGGAGACGATCGGCGACGAGCTCCTCATCAGCACCCTCACCGCCGGACTCAACGAGGATTTTGGGAACGCCGCCTCCAACCTCACCCTCATCCCGAAGCCTACCTTCGCTAAGGTGGTCGCGTACCTCAAGTTGGAGGAGCGTCGGATGCGGATGGCGTAG